Genomic segment of Streptomyces roseifaciens:
CGCGCTGTGGGACAGGAAGTACGGGGCCTCGCTGAGCGGCAGCGCGACGCTGCTCCACAGGGTGCTGAAGGCGGCGAAGACCAGGAGACCGAACAGGGCCCGGAGCCGCAGCAGTCGTTCCCGTGCGAACAGGGTGATCGTGGAGCGCAGGAGCTGTCCGTAGCGCAGGGCTGTCGTCGGAGCGTCACCGTGGCGCGGCAGCACTCGGTACAGGACCAGGGCGAGCAGAGCGGTGAGCGACGCCGAGGCGAGGTAGACGGAGCGCCAGCCTGCGAGATCGGCCATGAGGCCGGATGCGGTGCGGGCGAGCAGGATTCCGATGACCACACCGCTGGTGACCAGACCGACGACTCGTCCGCGCCCGGCGGGAGGGGCCAGTGATGCCGCGAAGGCCACGAGCGTCTGCGTGACGACCGCGAGGAGCCCCGTCGCGGCCATGCCCGCGAGCAGGATCGCCGCCGTGTGGGCGGCGGCCACCACGGTCAGTGCCATCACCAGGAGCAGCAACTGGGCCACGATGAGCCGTCTGCGGTCGGCCACGTCGCCCAGCGGCACGAGGAAGAAGAGTCCCAGCCCGTATCCGACATGCGTGAGGGTGACCACGCTGCCGACAAGTGCCGGGCTCATGGCGAGGTCGTGGCCCATGGTCACCAGGAGCGGTTGGGAGAAGTAGACGTTGGCCACCGCGGCCCCGCAGGCGACGGCGAACAGGATGACGATGCCGCGGGACAGGACGGGCGTGGAACCTTCCCCGCTCCGGGCCTCGGTCCTTCGTGTCACAGCCTCACCGTTGCCTGGCATCAGCATTCCTCCGCATATCTGGTTTCATCTTGCTACCAATGATGACGGCGACGGTAGCCATTTTGGTAGCATGTTGCAACCGTTGTGAGAGTGGAGGGACGCCATGGTGACCAGAACGCGCTTCGACGACAGTGAATGTCCCGTCGCCCGGTCGGTGGACGCGATCGGCGACTGGTGGTCCCTGCTGATCGTGCGGGACGCCTTCGACGGAAGCCGGCGCTTCGGGGAGTTCCAGCGCAGCCTCGGCGTGGCGAAGAACATCCTCACCGCGCGTCTGCGCACCCTGGTCGCCGGCGGTGTCCTCGAAACCGTCCCCGCCTCGGACGGCAGCGCCTACCGCGAGTACGTACTGACTCCGAAGGGCAAGGCGCTCTTCCCCGTCATCGTGGCACTGCGGCAGTGGGGCGAACAGAACTTCTTCGCCCCCGGCGAACCACACTCACAGATGGTCGACCGCCGACAGGGACATCGCCTCCGCACACTGGAAGTGCTGTCTGCGGACGGGCGGCGGCTGAACCCCGACGACACCACCGTCCACAAGATCTCCACCCAGTGACCTGAGCGGAGACCCGGTGCCGTACGCCGCTCTGCCGCCATCTGCGCGCATGCCGCGAACAGGCCGTCGAAACCCTGCCGCGCACTGCTCCAGGCCAGGCCTGACCCTGCCGGAGACGGCGGCAGGATCCCGTCGATGCCGGCCGAACGGATTTCCACGTACGCGCGCCTGGTGGACGGCTTGTCGTAGACGAGACCGGTCACGCGGGCGTTGAACTCGTCGACGATCGGGCAGGTGGGCGCCGAGGTCGGCCGAGTAAGTCCCGCGCTGGGACATGAAGATCACGTCCGGTTGCGGTTCAGGCCGCCGTCGATCACCCTCTGGCCGTGCGACACCTCGCACGCGTGTCGCACTCCCGCTCTGCGTGTTCGGTCCCGTGCGGCGGATGGGGCCTGTCTGGCGTCTGGGAGGTTTCCCGATAGCCGGTCAAACCGGAGCCTCTGGTGACCATGACGGGGCGTAGCGAATGCTTGGCGATGCCGTAGCGGCGGCTTGCCGGCACGCCGAGTACGACGCGCGGACGTGGGAGGGCTGCCGGCCGTCTGACTCCGCGGCAGGTGGTGTATGGCACCTGGTCGTCTTCGCCGGCCAGGTGCCATACACCACCTGCATGCACGTGCCCATCCGACCCTTACCCCCGGAGGCGCGGTGAAGTTGCTCCGAAAGCCGACCACGACCTACCAACCCCCCATCTCGAAGTCCGAACAGCTGCTGTTCAGCGGCCACCTGCGGCACGACAAGGCATGGGCCCAGTACGCGGACCCGCTGCTGCGCATGAGCTTCTGGTCCATGGCCAAGCAGTTCCCCGCCATGCTCGCCGTGATCGCCCGCATCGCCTGGCGCGAGGACCCCCGTGCTCTCGCCGTCCTCGTCGGAGCGCAGCTCGCTTCCGGCGTCATGACCGCGTTCCTGCTCGTCTCCATCAACGGTGTCCTGGTCGCCCTGTTCTCCAGCGGACCGACGACGGACAAGCTCCGGGACGCCCTGCCCGCACTCCTGTCCGGCGGCGCGGCATCCAGCGTCTCCGTGCTCCTGGGGTGTCTGATCGTGAAGGTCGAGGCGCGCCTGTACCCGAAGATCGAGCTGGCGTGCAGGACCGCCTACTACGAGATGATGGCGCGCGTCGAGATGTCCGCGATGGAGGACAAGGACATCCAGCGCAAGCTGTCCATGGGTTACTACGGCACGGACAGCGTCCGCCGGATGCTCGACAGCTCGGTGTGGGTCGTCAGCGGCCTGATGAGCCTGACGGCCGCCGCCGTCGTCCTCGCCTCGCTGCACGTGCTCCTCGTCGGCGCGCTCGCGCTGATCGCGGCACCCCGCTGGTGGGGCGCGGTCGTCGTCATGCGGCGGGCGTACGCCTCCCGGCACGCGTGGATCGACCACACCCGAGCCGTGGACGTCCTGACCTACCCGATCACGCGGGCCGACGCGACGCCGGAGCTGCGCGTCCACGGCGCCGGGCGCCTCCTGGTCAACGCCTCCCAGGACATGGGTGCCACGGCGGCGAAGGAGAAGGAGCGGCTGGGCAGCGCCGAGGCCATCACCGAGATCGTCGCGGCCGCCATGTCCGGCACGGCCCGCGTGCTCGCCTACGCACTGCTGTGGTGGCTGCTCGTCGCCGGAGGGATGCCGCTGGCCGCCGCCGGGACGGCCGTCTTCGCCATCCGCAACGCCACCGGCTACCTCAACACGGTCGTCAACCAGATGAACCACATGTTCGAGGAATCGCTGTACCTGACCGACATGAACAACGCGATCAAGCTCGGCCGGGAGCACGCCATCCCCACGGGCGGTAGGCCCGTGCCCGGCGACGGTGTGCGGGTGGTCCTCGAGGATGCGTCGTTCCGGTACCCGGGCGCGGAGAAGGACGCGCTGCGCGAGGTGTCGCTGACGATCCCGCCGGGCAAGGTCGTTGCACTGGTGGGGGAGAACGGCTCCGGGAAGACCACGCTGGCCGCGCTCGTGGCCGGGTTGTACCTGCCGACGTCAGGGCGGGTCTCGTACAACGGCGTGGAGGTCCGCGACGCCGATCGCGAGAGCGTCTTCGGCAAGGTCGCACTGCTGTCCCAGAACGTACAGGCGTGGCCGATGACCGTGAAGGCCAACGTGCACATCGGCGACGGCAGCAGACCGCTGGTGCACAGGAACGTCGAGGCGGCCGCCGAGCGGGCCGACGTCCGTACGATCATCGAGGAGCTGCCCCACGGGTGGGACTCGATCGCGCTCAAGGGCTTCGAGCGCGGGGTGAAGCTCTCCGGCGGGCAGTGGCAGCGCGTCGGCGTCGCCCGGGTCCTGTACCGGGGCCGGGAGCTGAACATCGTGGACGAGCCCACGGCCGCCCTCGATCCCCGGGCGGAGATCGAGATGTTCGAGTCGCTGCACGAGCTGACCGGCGACGGCGTCACCTCCGTCCTGCTCATCACCCACCGCCTCGCCGCCACCGCCACCGCGGACGTGATCTACGTCCTGCACGAGGGACGGGTGATCGAGTCGGGTACGCACGCCGAGATGATGGCCATCGAGGACGGCCACTACCGGGGCCTGTACGAACTGCAGGCCTCCCAGTACGCCACCACGACCACCGGGACGACGAAGGTCCCGCATCAGCGAGGGGGATGCGCATGAAGATCCGGAACTCGGCCAACGGGCTCGTCGTCCGCGACGGGCACGTGCTGCTCCTGCGCGGGAACTGGCCGCAGCCGGACACCTACTGGCTGCCGGGCGGCGGCCAGGAACCGGGGGAGACCCTGCCGGCGTGCGTCGAGCGTGAGGTCTGGGAGGAGACCGGCGTCCGCGTCCGGGCCGGAGAACTCCTCCTCGTCCGCGAGAACATCCCCGCCAACCACCCCGACGGGCCCTTCCCCCGCAGCGGCAGCCACCGCGTGGAGATGGTGTTCTGGTGCGACCTCGTCGACGAGCCCGAAGTCCTCGGCGGCACCGAGCCGGACACGGTGCAGGTCAGCGTCGAGTGGATTCCGGTGGACAAGCTCGCAGGTCTGCGGTTCCTGCCCCTGTGGTTCGACGAGCGGCTGCCCGAGCTCATCACCCTGGGGCAGAAGCGGGGCAGGGCCGGCGTCTACGCAGGAGATGTCGTCTGAACGCCGGCGAGGTGAAGCGGGTCCTGCCACGGCCGAGCCGTGACAGGACCCCTACCGACGAGGGAGGGAGGAGAGCAATGGGGAACCGAGAGTTACCGATGAGCCCGGACGAGTACGTCAAGACGCTCCCGAAGGTCACCGTGGCGGCAGCGGTGCTGCTCACGGTCGGGGAGGACCGGCCGGTCATGCTGCGCTCCGTTTTCAAGCGAGGCGGCTGGCAGTTCCCGGGCGGGAACTCCGAATACGGGGAAGACCCGAGGACGGCAGCCGCCCGGGAGGCGGAGGAGGAGACCGGGCTACAGGTGCCGGGCCCGATGGACCTGCTCCTCATGCACTTCATCCACCCCGGTGCAACGGGCTGGCCGCTGCCGAAGATCGTATGCGTCTTCGACGGCGGGAACATCACCTGGGAGCAGTTCAACTCCATCCGGCTCGACCCGGAAGAGCACGACCACGTCCGGGCCCTGCAATGGGACGACTGGGCGACCGAGGCCGACGCGTCCCGCATGAAACTCCTCAACGCCGTGCACCGCGCCCGGCTGACGGGGCGTGCCGAGTACGTGGTTCGCGGCACGCCGTGAGACGCGGTCGGCACAGGTGGCTCCTGCCACCTGTGCCGACCCGGTGCTCCCCGGCCCTCAACCATCTGTGTTCGTCCAGCGGTGTCGCGGACGATCGCGGGACACGGTCACGCGACCAGGCGCAGCCAGGCCGCAGCGAGTGCGGCGTGACCGGCCGGCGTCGGGTGCACGCCGTCCTCGGCCCAGTGTTCCGGTCGCCGCAGCGAGTTCGGCGAACATGCAGTCGGCGGGAAGCAGATGGGTACCGTCCTCGTCGGCGAGTTCCCGCACAGCCTGGATCTTCGGGTTCAGGTCGGCGCGCCATTGCTTTTGCTCTTCCTCTCCGATGAGCGCAACACCGGCCTCGACGACGCCGTGGATCGGCAGGAGGAACGGCTCGATGAGAATCCGCTCCGTGCCCGCTTCGGCCGGCGGCGCGAGCAGGCGGTCGTAACCCGCCGCGAAGTCCTCCGTGGGGATCACGTAGCCGTCCAGGTCGAGCGTGTGCCAGCCCATGTCACGGGCCGGTCCGGGTACCGGAAGCCCCACTCGCCCGCGACGCGCAGCGGGTAGCCGAACCCGAGGCCGTCTTCGCTCTCCGACCGCCGGCTGTCGGTGATCGAATCGCCGGTGAACATCACGGTGGTTCCCTGGCGGAGGGTGATCGTCATGTGTGCTCCATGAAGTGTGGGTTGGGGGCGAGAGAAGGTTCACCAGGAACAGGCAGGAACAGAGCGGCGGTCGGGGCCGCACGTGTCGCGGGGCACGACGACCGGGCCTGGCGCCTGGTGGTCCTGCAGTGGCCGTACCTGACCTGGCACGTGAGGGACGGCTGGGTTCCGCTGCTGGAGCAGGCCCTGGAGGCGGCGCAGCACCTCGGCGACCCGGATGCCGAATCCCGCGTGAGGGCCCTGCTGGGCTGGGTCCTCACGGAGGAGGGCCGGCCGGCCGAGGCGCTCGCCCACCTGGAACTCGCCCCCAGCCTCGCGGCCCGCGCAGGCGACCGGACGAGCGAGGCCATCGCCCTGCTCAACCTGGCGCTCGCGCTGGACCGGAGCGGGGCAGTCGATGCAGCCCGCAGCCATGCGGCCCGCGCGGCCGAACTCGCCCGCGCAGCCGACGACGTCCTCACGGAGCTCTTGGCGACGGAGACCCGCACCCGCCAACTCCTCGCCGACGGGGACGCCATGGCCGCGGAGCAGTGCGCCGCGTCCGCGCTGGCGTGCGTGGAGGATCTGACAGACGGAGCACAGGCACTGGCCGCGATGCTCCGCACGCTGCTGCGGATGAGCCGGGGAGAGGCGCTCTTCACCCTCGGTGACCACACTGCCGCACGGACCAGCGTCCGGCAGGCGCTGACCGAGGCACGGACACAGGGCTTCCAGGAGGGTGTCAGACAGGCGCAGGCCCAGCTCGCCCGCTTCACGGCGAGCATGCCGGAGAGGCCCATGCGGGGGCGCTGAGCTCGCGCGGCGCGCCCTCTCATCGGTGCGACGCGGCCCCAGGCTGCCCCTGCAGGGACGGGGCGAGAATTCGCGGTGCCATCCCGAACCCTCACAGCCGCTCCTTACCCTCATAGCCGCTCCTTCTGGCACTGTGCGGTAGCCGGAGAGGAGAGGAGCAGCCGCCCCGGGAACGCATGACACCGTCCCGAATCCTGGTCAAGACCGCGCCCCTCCCCGCCGTCCGACCGCGCCGTCGAACGGCACGGGCCGGACCCCCGCGGCGGATCACATGCTGTCGCCTCGCCCTACCACGCCACTAACGTCCCGTGGGTATCTGTCAACGCACAGTTAACACACCACAGCTAACGCTGCTCCTGCCTCGGGCCTCAGGCCCCGGAGCCTGGCCGGTGGCGAGGCCCCGTCCCGCGCATGACGGGCGGCAGGGGGAAGCGGCTCTTCGAGCCTGGGGGGGGCGGTCCGGTTCAGACCGGTACGGCTTCGGTGTGCCCGCTGGGGAGTGGGTTGCAGGACGCAGGTTTCCGAGGTCCCGTAGGAACCCTTTGGGCGTGGGCCCACTCCTCCATCGTGAACCCAGGGGGTAAGGCCGACACGGTCCCCGTTCATCTCATGCGGCGACTACGCCTGTCCGTAGCCCGGTGCCTCGTACCGAGCCGCCACCTCTTGTGACGTGGGTCACCGGAACCACCTCCGGTTCGCGGAGAGGTACTGGTCATGAATGGAATGAGAGTGAGGTGCGTCTATGCGCGACCGCATACGGGCGGGTGACCGCGAGGCGTTCGCCGAGCTCTACGACGAGCACGCACGAACCGTCTACAACCACGCCTTCCGGCTGACGGGCGACTGGTCGTCGGCCGAGGAGGTCATGTCCGAGACCTTCCTGGAGGCATGGCGCACCCGCGAGAAGCTGGAGCCGGAGGGCGGGTCGCTGCGGCCGTGGCTCCTTGGCATCGCCACCAACAAGGCACGCAACGCCAACCGGCGGGTACGCCGTCGGCTGGCATTCCTGGCCCAGCGGCTCTCGGCGGAGCCGGTGCAGGACTTCGCGGACGAATCGGCCTCGCGCATTGACGACAGCCGCGAACTGGAAGCGGTGCGCAGGGCGGTCAAGGCGCTGCGCCGTCCGGAGCGCGAGGTCCTCGCGCTGTGCGTGTGGTCCGGCCTGGACTACGCCCAGGCCGCCCAGGCGCTGCGCGTTCCGGTGGGCACCGTGCGTTCCCGCCTCTCGCGTGCCCGCGCCCGGCTCCGCCGGCTGACCGACGAACAGCTCACCGCGGATGCCGGCCGCACGCGACCCGGCCGCACGGCAAGAGAGAACACGGCCGCTCTGGCGGCCCTGGCCGTCCAGGAGGACGCCCGATGAACGTCACCGAGCACCAGGAACTCGCCCGACGGCTGCCGGCCCCGGCCGAGCGGGACCTGCCGCCGAACCGGCACCGGCATCACAAGGAACTGCTGATGCGCACCATTGACGGTGACAGGCCTCGCCCGCGCCGTCGGCTCGTACGCCCGGCCTTCGCGCTGCCTGCCGCGGCGGCGGTCGTGGCGGGCGCCCTGGCGGTCACCGTCCTGCCCGGAACGCATGACCGCTCCCCGGAGGCGCAGGTCTCGCCGGCAGAGCCCGGCACCCCACGAGGAGCGGTGGTACTGCTGGACCGGATCGCCGCCGTGGCCATGAAGACCGACACCGAAGCGGTACGGGACGACCAGTACGTCTACGTGCGCAGTCTGACCACCGACACCGTGCACATCAAACCGGTCAAGGTGGGAGGGCTCAAGGAACGGGAGGACTGGGTGCCGCAGGACCCGCATGCGTCACATGAGGCCGGTGTCTTCCGCGAGGACGGGAAGTTCGTCCCCATCACCAGCTCCGACAAGGACCGAGCAGGCATCGACCGGCCCACGTACAAGTGGCTGGCCTCCCTGCCCACCGACCCCGACGCGCTTCACGAGCGGATCCGCAAGGAGACCAGGCCGGTCCGGGGCCAGGACTTCGACCAGACCGTCTTCGACACCTTCGGCACCTTGCTGTCGAGGGGCGTCATGCCGTCCCGGACCGAGGCAGCCCTCTACAAGGCCGCTGCGAAGATCCCGGGCGTGGTGGAGATGCCGGACGCCGTCGACGCGGACGGCCGCCACGGCGTCGCCATCGCCCG
This window contains:
- a CDS encoding MFS transporter, whose translation is MLMPGNGEAVTRRTEARSGEGSTPVLSRGIVILFAVACGAAVANVYFSQPLLVTMGHDLAMSPALVGSVVTLTHVGYGLGLFFLVPLGDVADRRRLIVAQLLLLVMALTVVAAAHTAAILLAGMAATGLLAVVTQTLVAFAASLAPPAGRGRVVGLVTSGVVIGILLARTASGLMADLAGWRSVYLASASLTALLALVLYRVLPRHGDAPTTALRYGQLLRSTITLFARERLLRLRALFGLLVFAAFSTLWSSVALPLSEAPYFLSHSAIGALGLIGAAGALAATVAGRLNDRGLSRRTTGIALALLAASWLPLAFTRSSLWALVVGVILLDLAVQAVHVTNQTLIYALHPDAGSRLIGGYMVFYSVGSATGAIAATSLYTVAGWGAVCALGAAFSCLGLVLWAFTRHSTPDPAAKLASRSEARGF
- a CDS encoding winged helix-turn-helix transcriptional regulator → MVTRTRFDDSECPVARSVDAIGDWWSLLIVRDAFDGSRRFGEFQRSLGVAKNILTARLRTLVAGGVLETVPASDGSAYREYVLTPKGKALFPVIVALRQWGEQNFFAPGEPHSQMVDRRQGHRLRTLEVLSADGRRLNPDDTTVHKISTQ
- a CDS encoding ABC transporter ATP-binding protein, which translates into the protein MKLLRKPTTTYQPPISKSEQLLFSGHLRHDKAWAQYADPLLRMSFWSMAKQFPAMLAVIARIAWREDPRALAVLVGAQLASGVMTAFLLVSINGVLVALFSSGPTTDKLRDALPALLSGGAASSVSVLLGCLIVKVEARLYPKIELACRTAYYEMMARVEMSAMEDKDIQRKLSMGYYGTDSVRRMLDSSVWVVSGLMSLTAAAVVLASLHVLLVGALALIAAPRWWGAVVVMRRAYASRHAWIDHTRAVDVLTYPITRADATPELRVHGAGRLLVNASQDMGATAAKEKERLGSAEAITEIVAAAMSGTARVLAYALLWWLLVAGGMPLAAAGTAVFAIRNATGYLNTVVNQMNHMFEESLYLTDMNNAIKLGREHAIPTGGRPVPGDGVRVVLEDASFRYPGAEKDALREVSLTIPPGKVVALVGENGSGKTTLAALVAGLYLPTSGRVSYNGVEVRDADRESVFGKVALLSQNVQAWPMTVKANVHIGDGSRPLVHRNVEAAAERADVRTIIEELPHGWDSIALKGFERGVKLSGGQWQRVGVARVLYRGRELNIVDEPTAALDPRAEIEMFESLHELTGDGVTSVLLITHRLAATATADVIYVLHEGRVIESGTHAEMMAIEDGHYRGLYELQASQYATTTTGTTKVPHQRGGCA
- a CDS encoding NUDIX domain-containing protein — its product is MKIRNSANGLVVRDGHVLLLRGNWPQPDTYWLPGGGQEPGETLPACVEREVWEETGVRVRAGELLLVRENIPANHPDGPFPRSGSHRVEMVFWCDLVDEPEVLGGTEPDTVQVSVEWIPVDKLAGLRFLPLWFDERLPELITLGQKRGRAGVYAGDVV
- a CDS encoding NUDIX domain-containing protein, with the protein product MGNRELPMSPDEYVKTLPKVTVAAAVLLTVGEDRPVMLRSVFKRGGWQFPGGNSEYGEDPRTAAAREAEEETGLQVPGPMDLLLMHFIHPGATGWPLPKIVCVFDGGNITWEQFNSIRLDPEEHDHVRALQWDDWATEADASRMKLLNAVHRARLTGRAEYVVRGTP
- a CDS encoding RNA polymerase sigma factor; this encodes MRDRIRAGDREAFAELYDEHARTVYNHAFRLTGDWSSAEEVMSETFLEAWRTREKLEPEGGSLRPWLLGIATNKARNANRRVRRRLAFLAQRLSAEPVQDFADESASRIDDSRELEAVRRAVKALRRPEREVLALCVWSGLDYAQAAQALRVPVGTVRSRLSRARARLRRLTDEQLTADAGRTRPGRTARENTAALAALAVQEDAR
- a CDS encoding CU044_5270 family protein, which gives rise to MNVTEHQELARRLPAPAERDLPPNRHRHHKELLMRTIDGDRPRPRRRLVRPAFALPAAAAVVAGALAVTVLPGTHDRSPEAQVSPAEPGTPRGAVVLLDRIAAVAMKTDTEAVRDDQYVYVRSLTTDTVHIKPVKVGGLKEREDWVPQDPHASHEAGVFREDGKFVPITSSDKDRAGIDRPTYKWLASLPTDPDALHERIRKETRPVRGQDFDQTVFDTFGTLLSRGVMPSRTEAALYKAAAKIPGVVEMPDAVDADGRHGVAIAREDRQLGERTEWIFNKESLKFLGERTYLTKTSERGNAGTLVWANAILDRAVVDQPRQVP